DNA from Lentibacillus amyloliquefaciens:
TCACATTATACACATGTTTATAACTAAATAGATTTCAGCTGCTCTTTTAATTCTTCAATTTCCCGGTGCAGGAGTGTATCACTTTCCATCTGCTTTACAATCTTCTCGTGTGCGTGAATCACTGTTGTGTGATCCCTTCCGCCAAATTCTTCACCAATCTTAGGCAGGGAAAAATCAGTTAGTTCCCGTGACAGGTACATGGCGATTTGTCTAGGGAAAGCAATTGATTTTGTCCGTTTTTTAGCTGCAAAGTCTTCCAGTTTCACTTTATATTTTTCTCCAACAGCTTGTTGAATGCCGTGAATCGTAATGGTTCGCGGCTTATTGTTCGGGATGATATCCTTTAGCGCATCCGCTGCAAGTGATGCATCTATATCCTGATTGACAAGAGAAGAATAAGCGACGACACGGATTAACGCGCCTTCAAGTTCACGAATGTTGGTATCGATTTGATTTGCGATATACAGCATCACTTCATTTGGAATGTCGAGCCCTTCTGCTTTGGCTTTTTTGGATAGAATGGCGATACGTGTTTCCAAATCAGGTGGGGTGATATCTGTAATAAGTCCCCATTCGAATCTGGACCGCAGACGATCTTCAAGTGTCGGTATCTCCTTTGGCGGCCGGTCACTTGAGATAATAATTTGTTTATTATCTTCGTGCAGCGCATTAAAGGTATGGAAAAATTCTTCCTGTGTCGATTCTTTTCCCGCTATAAATTGAATATCATCAATTAATAGAATATCGATATTACGGTATTTATTTCTGAATTGCGTTGCTTTGTTATCCATGATGGCGTTAATGAATTCATTCGTAAACTTTTCCGATGAGAGATAGACCACATTTGCTTCAGGACTATGATCCCGGACGTAGTGGCCAATTGCATGCATCAAGTGTGTTTTGCCAAGACCGACACCACCATAAATAAACAGCGGATTATAGGCTTTTGCGGGAGCTTCCGCGACTGCCAGTGATGCAGCATGGGCAAAACGGTTGCCGGATCCGATAACAAATGTGTCAAACGTATATTTGGAATTCAGCATGGTTTTGGTTTGATCGCTTGTACCGTTATTGTTTCCGGCAGGCACTTTTTTCTGTGTTTGAATGGCGGTATTTTCCGGTTCTTGGGAATCAGGGATAATAAATTTAGTAGAGAGATTGGCTCCGGTTATTTCAAGTAAAATATCATTAATTAAGCTTGTGTATCTTCCTTCCAGCCAGTCACGGGCAAATTCATTTGGTGCCATGACGGTCAATGTATCTTCTTTCAATGAATCGGCTTTCGTATTTTTCAGCCAGGTATCAAAGCTAGGTTTTGAAATTTTTTCTTCAATCTTTTCCAACGTCATATCCCATAAATCTTGAATGTTTTCCAATCCACTCACCCCTTTCAGATGTGATAGATGATAGAAAAACCCTTTCCCGGTCATTCATGGCATAAATAACTAAAGGAAAGGTTTTTTGTTAAAAAAAATGTGCGTATATGGTTGTGGACGATAAATTTAGTCAGCTCATCATTATAAATAAGTTATAAACGCTATCCACATTTTTGTTGATAACTTGATGAACAGAGGTGTGAATATATATCCACACATTATCCACAAGTTGTGGAAAAATATGAGAGGTGAATATGTTATACACATGATAGAACATAAACATAATACCAAAAAAAAGTGCATTGCGCAACGGGTTTTCGACACTTATCCACAAATTCAACCAGTTGTAGACAAAGTTTATCCACGGCACTATATTTTGTGAGTAAATTGTCGATTTTGTTGTGCACAAGAGAAAAAGTATAAAAAATTAATTCAAAAGCAATTGTGGATAATTTTTTTAGGGAGGAAGTTGACAGAGCTATTCGTTTTTCATTATAATGTCTTGGACTGCCTTATTATTGTAATTGTAATTTAGGTGATTGTAATTCCTCAGGGAGGTGTATGATAAATGAAAAGAACATTTCAGCC
Protein-coding regions in this window:
- the dnaA gene encoding chromosomal replication initiator protein DnaA; translated protein: MENIQDLWDMTLEKIEEKISKPSFDTWLKNTKADSLKEDTLTVMAPNEFARDWLEGRYTSLINDILLEITGANLSTKFIIPDSQEPENTAIQTQKKVPAGNNNGTSDQTKTMLNSKYTFDTFVIGSGNRFAHAASLAVAEAPAKAYNPLFIYGGVGLGKTHLMHAIGHYVRDHSPEANVVYLSSEKFTNEFINAIMDNKATQFRNKYRNIDILLIDDIQFIAGKESTQEEFFHTFNALHEDNKQIIISSDRPPKEIPTLEDRLRSRFEWGLITDITPPDLETRIAILSKKAKAEGLDIPNEVMLYIANQIDTNIRELEGALIRVVAYSSLVNQDIDASLAADALKDIIPNNKPRTITIHGIQQAVGEKYKVKLEDFAAKKRTKSIAFPRQIAMYLSRELTDFSLPKIGEEFGGRDHTTVIHAHEKIVKQMESDTLLHREIEELKEQLKSI